The Metarhizium brunneum chromosome 5, complete sequence sequence CTTCCCTCGGGACATGCCGTAAGCCGTGAAGCTCGGGTGAaactcttcaatgttgcaggAACTACAAGGGCCAGGATTCCAAAGTGAGCGctatgaagaagaagaatacgACACGAAAAAGCAGCCTCGCATAACCTGGACACCATTCAGCTCTCCTCTGACTTGCCAGATGTATTCTTCAGCGTCTAGTTGAGCCGTTCCAGCCCCACTGGCGGAAatactacatacatatattATTGATGCATTGCCCGTGTCCCTCACTGACGAGTCAATGACGTGATGCTCCGCCACATCGCATTGCATCTAGTCCCCGCCACCATATGTGCCTACTCTATTGCATTCCCTTGCATTTCTAGCTGTTACTACCTAGAAGCTGCCTGATATCTTGAATCGTATCCCAAAGGTCTGGTCGGGGGCTAGTAGCACCGCCGCCGCTTGCCGTGTTTCCCGTGCCGTCGAGATACATGTGCAGCAGGGCGGGCGCACACTTCATATGAAACGCGCCATGCTTGTGGCAAGGCGTGCAATCTTGTGTCTGGTGAATGCCCAGGATGGACTTGATCCTCTGCAGCACTTGACAACTGACGTGGATCAGCATCTCGACCTGCAGGTTGGGGTGGCCGTCGAGACTGAATCCACCAATCCGGATGTTTGGTAAGACAAAAGGTTCCATTCTCTTGGGATCAGCCATCGGAGGTAGAGATGCTGAACCCAACATCTGTGGCCCTTGCGCCATTCGCGACGCATCATGGCGCAATCCGGCTTGTCGGTATCGTTGCTCTCGTTGTGAAAAAAGGGCGTCCTGAATGGTGGCAAACACCATTTCGTAGCCTTGCAATAGCCACATGTAGCACGTCATGACGGTAAAAGCATAAGGTATGCCAAATGATCCCTGCCGTCGATGGCAGGACCgacaggctgctgctgtgccgGCTACCATCGGTGGCGGGGTGGACAACGGCTCGTGGTGTTTTGCATTTGGTAACTGAGTAGTCTTTCCGTCAACTTTATCATTGTGGATGAGAAGTTCCAACATGTGCGTCTCGTCGCTTGCCCTACTGTCGCCAAAGAGCAATTCGGTCTCGTTGGGAGAGTCCACATACGAGTATTCCGAGTTGGATGGCGAgcaaggctgttgttgctggtcTTCTTGTTGCGCCATGGAAGACTCTAGTCGCTCGAGAATCTCAAGAAATATCTGCGAGCTCTGGAGCAGTATCCCAATAATGTTCTTGGCGGCGTAAGAGTCTGTTTTGGCACCATCACCGGCGCTGACCGGAGCAGGCGTCGAGTAGCTTAATATATCCTCGAGCGATGCGGGGGCACCGCCCGTCTTGCCAAAGTATCTCATGAGTCTCGAGCTCAACTCGGACAGCTGATGTAGGcactcgtccttgtccttgtctttatccttttccttgtcggcgtcggaGCTTCCATCTGTCAACTTGCTGTTCTTGGTCGAAGTAACCATATCATCGGGGCCATCATCGAACCGGTTGGCCAGACTACCCTGCCCTGGTCCACGGCCGAATGTCGCGTTAAAGTTTGGCATCCCGGAATCGAAGCTCTCGTCGAGTTCAAAAGAAATGCCAGTTCCGGAGCCCACGTCTCTGTCGGCTGGTGTTGTGATTGGGATGGGAAAGGGTTCCATCCTGGAGGTGGCATTGATATCGGTGTAATCGAAATCTATAGTCCGTCGGCGCCAGTCCCTCGAAGCAGGGCGTGCCTGGCTGGGCAGTTTCTGACTCCGCGATGGCGCGCCGACGGAAAGCCGGCCTTGGTCGGCTTGTTGTGACGGCATTGCCAGACTAAAGGGAGGGTGGGAATTCTGATCTTGGAAAGGCCCATCTCTAGGTACGGCTGGACCGTTGCTATCAACAGATCGCCGACAGGCATCGACAGACCTATCATAACTACTTCTTCTCAGCGAGGCCCGGCGCATGCGTATAGTTTGCAAGCACTCAGCACCGGCCTTGATGCGTCGCTCGCACGCCGGCAACACCCCTGGGTTACTGTCAGTGGAGAAATTTGCACCGGACAGCCTTACGCAGCGAAGCTTGTGGCCCCGGCAGCGGTCACAGGCGCTTCTTCGCGAGTTGATGCtattgttgctgttgttgtcgaTGCTGCTATTCATTCTGCTATTAGAACCCGTGGGGGCTGACTTGACAGGTAACTTATGTATTCTCTCTACAGAGAGTAGTAAAATTCGTATATCATTTGGCAGGGGAAACAAGATAAAGCCAGAGTTGATGGGCTATTATATAACAATACGTAGCATAAAAGGCGGCTTGTATTATTAAACTCTGAGACGTGTAGCGTCTTGTAGTCTCCCCGAGACACCACAGGGCTTTGCTGGCTGGCATCTTAACCTCAAACCCGTTATTCATACGAGGACAACCTATTTGCTTGTGCTATTTCTATTTGACTTTGCCTCCGGCACGAGAATTCCGCCAACCCGCGATTATCTAGCCAGTAAGAGGCCCTAGTACTTCAAGTGCTGGGGCCACACGGAGCAGTGTAGACCTATTTGACCGCCCTGCATATGGCCGCCCCCTAGCCTTTAATGCATAATACCTGCGCAGGCCGTGAGTAGGGTGTGATTCGCTGAACCGGACTACCTCCGAAGTCTAGCACTTACTTATCCTAGGTAAATCTACATGTAATGCTAGGCAGCATCCCGTAATGCGAGGCAACGTAGACAACACAATAGCAGCGTTGGTTATAGGAGGTGGCGCCTCTCTTAATTAATCAAAGCTAATAGCCGTCACTGCTTCCTGGTCTAGAGCCATAACATCCCTGTAATATCTATCGCATTCCACTTTTTATTACGCAATCTTGCATTTCAGTGGCCTTATAGAGATGTTTTTTCTGTCCATTGTTCGTTGCTTTGCGGCGAAACGGAACTAACTACCTGGTACACGCAGAAAGCCCAACAAGATCGCGAGCGCAATAACGAGGCACTGCGATCGAGGACGTATTAGTTACACAactagaacacgtgcctgGGTAAGAGTTCTAGGCACGGGtgttccttttatgtatataaagaGGTTATTAGTCCCTCCCTTCCCCTTGGAGAACCAGGGACCTTGGAGACCCTACgatattattattgaatCTAGCCCTTTGCTTCAAGTCCTCTATTTAGCCCTTTTCACACTACCTGGGATAAGTCATATTACAGGGCAAGTGAAAAAATACGAATAAATCGAATATAATGCGAATACAAAGCAACGAACAACGTTTAGTTAAAACAAGGTCTTATAGTTTAGCGACCTTGCAAATAGTAATCAGATTAGAGACTATCAACCATGATAAATTGAAGCAGGCTTCTTAGTCGCTCTGGCCatcagcaaagacaagatTAGTCTCCAAGCTCACATGCAGACTTCACTTTCTCCATGTCGTCGCGAACCAACAAAGTGGTGGGCGTGTTAGCATTTCGAGCCCCTTGTTGTTACCAATCCCTAAATACTAATGATAGACCTTCCTCTGGGCTTGTTGTTCTTGGAATTCAAACATGAAGTATGGCACGAGATAGGGACACAATACCCGAATTCTGTTGCGACTTAATCCGGTATTCCTATAATGTCTGGACAGTAACTACTAGCTCTGGGCTGCCCGTTATTTCTGGCCAGGCTGGTGTGATCTGAAGCAAGGCACATGATTGCATAATCCCCCACATGTCGCAGGCATTCCCAGCTGGCTTCTCGGAAAGGCTCAAGCCACGCCACGTCTCAAGAAGCTTCTTGGGGACTTCTGTATTATTTCCCCACACGTGTCCCGTGTCCTGTGTCCCGCCTGTAATTTAAACTATTCTCCATGCCGTCATGTCCGGATCGTCTACTTCTGCTCCTCGTAGAGCTGTCACCTTACATTCTATTACTCGCTCTTGGATTACTTCATGGCGTGCTTTTGTGACCTTAATATTTTAGCGCCAGCACGAGCGTGACAGTCTTGTAAATAGTAGCAAGAAGTGTTTATCACGAGTCCTGATTGCCTCAGTAGTTCATCTTGTGGTCCGTGAACATGCTGCGCCCTGTGAGAACTACTGTTGGCCAATTAGCTCGCTCAAGAGCATTCCTCACCAGGTTGACAAACCGCAAGTCACTGCCTAGATTAACATTATcagtttttcttttatacAAATACACTTGCAGAACTGACCGGGAACGCCGATAATTATACCCACGAACGGAAGTTGCTCAATACGCCTGGTCACTCTCGATTCGTAAGCTATGTGTCCAACTTGTGAATAATGCAACAGGTTAGCATGGGTCTGCAGTAAACGTATATTGGATAGGACTCACTCGGGCTAACCAGCTGTGGTAGCCCGTGGACAGAAGCAATGTAGTTCCAGGTAAAAGCAGCCACTGGCCCTGGGGAACTGTGCAGAACTTAGCCACCTTATCCAGAAACGTAGTAAGAGACGAGGGGACTAGTTGTTCGCATCGTCACGAGACTTGGGCAAAATATTGCCGCAAGGAATAAACATGATAGCCGATGTACCGCCATTCTGAGTAGCGTATAGGACGTTTGCTTTAAACTAACGACGATAAACCTCGACGTCTCCCAGAGACTTGTCTTTCATCTCCTTGGTCACTTCAGCGCCTCGTTTACTGTAGAGGGTGAGTGCGTATCCTAACCTGAGGCATTGAAGTGGAACAAATCATTTCCACCGCATGTAAGGGCCCACGTAAACTGGTTTGCCAAATTTTTTCTCGTATTCGTTCCGGAAGTCGTCGAACTCGTGGTATCCGTCATAGTACAACGGATTGTAAGCAGCCTGAGTTATGTTAGTCATTTCGCTGTAGCGGGTGTTATAGAGCAAGCCAGTTAAAACCTTGTCTCAGAACTCCTCTATGGTCTTCCCATTTACTTCATCTGGAGGACATTAGCGCCATCGATTGGCGATGCTCATCTTTATCACCTTGATTCCCAGGTAGGCTTCCAAATGGCCGACGAAGCGATCAACCAACGCTTGTTACTTCGAGTTAGCCATTGGAAAAATGTCTTCTGGGTAAAGTATTTCTGTGGGAAACTAATGCATTATTCGTTGTAGCTACCATGCCCGTCAATAGCTCTAGGTAAGGTAATAACAATTTTGTTGTCATCCTTTGCTCCAACGCTCGAAATCGTCCTCTTGACAAGTTTCTGCATTTCATCCATGGTTCTGGAAAGCAGCCCGATAGTACCCATAAACCTTGCCACGGAGTAAGCCATATATCCAAAGTGACGGAAGAGGGCGCAGATCTGTAAGCTGCGTACACACCCTCCAGCGTTTTTCTTTCCATGTCGTATAGAGACCGAAAAGTCCGCACCACGCTGCAGGCCATCGAATACTTCCAGTAGCACAAGCACTGGTCAGTTTTTTGTTGCAAGATCAGGGAGAAAACACCTACTGTCTGTTCCAACGGAATAGTCTGGCCAATCGTATGCGGCAAGGCTTGTTGCCCCCCCTGTCGTACTTCCAGATGGGCTCTGGTAGCCATCACCTCGGAGGTTGAATGGGGCATGGAAGTCGATCTATCGATCCGTTGCCTCCTTTGAAGAGGCCAAAGAGCACATTGTTTTCTTACCTACAAAAACGGCACCAAGATGGATGAGTGTCTTCACGTACGCGGCCGTTTCGTTCTCGGGTTTTCCATCGTGTTACTCGCACCAGGCACGATTTGACTGGGTTGTCATTATACCTGACAGTCTGAAATTGCCTTTCATGCTGAACTGCGGTATGGCGAGGGGTTTTGATGGGATTCTCTTGTTGTACGGTCGACTGGGCACCGCGACTGCGGTCCCAATCCCACCCGGGCGCACATCAAGGGGGTAGAACTCATGTGACCTTTTCCGGGAAGGGAAGAGGGACGTGGCAAAGCTGCCTTGTATGTCTGGATACATCCGCCACGCTTGGTAAAGTTGAAGGCCCGGGCCTAGAAAATAAGAGGTATTGGGAGTATCGCGCTCCGGGGTCGCCACCAATAGAACTTGACTTGGTGCCGAAGACCTGGTGACAGGATTTGGGCTGAGAGTTGGCCATGCGTCTTGGACGCGTTGAGAGTCTTGAGCATTGCCCTTCACTATGACTTTATCAGTTAAGAATCCTTTTGAGAAAACGTCGTCCTCGGGGGGCTGGAAAGAGTCAATCCAGTCTACAAGTGTCTCCTGAGAAGAATCCTGATTGATAGAGACGACGATCACAGGCTTGAGCTCGCCGAGAAGCCAGTCCGATGCAGCTCAAGTTGCGGCCGCCGTTTCGCAGCTCTGGAGCTCGAGTTGAAGTAGAGTAAATGTCAGAGGTAATCGACGGGGTTTTGGGGAAGCGGAGACTGACGACGACGTGAGGAATGGCAATGTAGGTGACGTCTCCGGGGCGCACCAGGAACGGGCGGTATGAGACTGGAAAGTGAACCCACATTTGAACCGGACCCTTATCGCACTCCTTTGAGCCTCCCCCACGCCATTGGTGGTGGATGAGAGTTGGGCACGAGAATTGGGCAGCAATATTGCGGTACGGGCAAGGTCTGGT is a genomic window containing:
- the ccsR gene encoding Cytochalasin cluster regulator ccsR produces the protein MPSQQADQGRLSVGAPSRSQKLPSQARPASRDWRRRTIDFDYTDINATSRMEPFPIPITTPADRDVGSGTGISFELDESFDSGMPNFNATFGRGPGQGSLANRFDDGPDDMVTSTKNSKLTDGSSDADKEKDKDKDKDECLHQLSELSSRLMRYFGKTGGAPASLEDILSYSTPAPVSAGDGAKTDSYAAKNIIGILLQSSQIFLEILERLESSMAQQEDQQQQPCSPSNSEYSYVDSPNETELLFGDSRASDETHMLELLIHNDKVDGKTTQLPNAKHHEPLSTPPPMVAGTAAACRSCHRRQGSFGIPYAFTVMTCYMWLLQGYEMVFATIQDALFSQREQRYRQAGLRHDASRMAQGPQMLGSASLPPMADPKRMEPFVLPNIRIGGFSLDGHPNLQVEMLIHVSCQVLQRIKSILGIHQTQDCTPCHKHGAFHMKCAPALLHMYLDGTGNTASGGGATSPRPDLWDTIQDIRQLLGSNS